TGTTAACAAGCACATGATACTCGTCTTCGGTTTTAGCTTTTTTAACACCAAACGAAAAAGTAGAATCTGGTGCTTTTAACACACAAGGCAAACCGACTTGCGCTATAACATCGTTTTTATTATCCTTATGAACAATAATGGTTTTTGGTGTGGCAATATTCGCATTATTTAAAGCTTCTGCCATGTAAACTTTGTTACAACATTTTAAAATAGCGTCGGGATAATCTACAATAGCAATCCCGTCTTGCTGGGCCTTTCTAGCAAATGCGTAGGCTTCATTATTCACTTCGGTGCTTTGGCGAATTAGCAAGGCATCAAAAGATGATAAGCGCGATAAATCTTTAGGCTCGATTATTTCGGCATAAATATTCATTTTTTCGGCTACATCAATAAATTTCTTGAGTGCTTTAGCATTACTAGGAGGCGCTGGATCATTTGGGTTCACCAAAATAGCTAAATCGAAATCCGACTTAATTAACTTGGGTGTATCATAGCGTTTTTTGGCAAAATACTGATTTGCAAATGCATGCACACTTGACATGTGTTCTTCCGGAATTTCCGATTCGGCGATAGCACGAATACTTTGCACATGCCATTTGGTGGTATGATTAAATTTTACACGTAAAAAAGGCACTTGAAAATACTTGTAAAATAAGGTGCTTAATTCCTTATATTTTTGAGCCACATTTTGCCCAAAATAAATACTTAAGGTAAAGTCTTGAGATTTGATGTTTTTAAGACTCTGCTGAATCACATCATCAAACTCATCGGAAATGATTCGGACGAGTTTTAGTGCTTTTAAATCCACAATATTCTTAACCGTAGGAATGGCTAAATGCCCTCTAGCTTCTGCTAAAAGCGACACATAATATCCTTTAGATTGGTACGAATAATCTTTACATAAGTTAAAGATTCGTGCATTTTTTAAAAGTGAAAACTGCGGGTTGGTCAGGTAATCTTGTGATGAAATCACGGTAATGTTCTCAATCGAAAAATTCCATTTTTCTGGTTGATTAACAACAATGTATTTGTTCATTAAAAACGCATAAGCGCGATATAAATTTTACACAAAATTAGATTATTTTTCAATAGCTTTTACATGGCGTTAAAAATATTTTACACATGAAATATAAGGTCTAAGCAACACAGTATCAAAATGCTAAAACATATTTATTTCACGCGATAAACAGGATATTGCAAATACGCTGGCTCATAATTGTTGGAGCGTTCATATAACCAATTTAATTGCGCATACCAATTATTAGAAAATTCTGGTTCAGCTTGTTTTTTAGCTTCAAATTCTGCTTTTAATTCTGAATTAGACGCCAATAATTCTGAAGCCGTATCTTCAAATACATAAGGCGAAAAACCTTCCTTCTTCTGTAAAATGGTATCGAAGAAATTCCAATTAAAAAAGGAATCTGGTGCTTGAGGTTCTAATGTTTCTACGAGATAACGTACGGCGTTTTGATTGGTAGAAATCCAATAATCACCTTTTCTGAATAAGAGGTTATTTTCAGATGCTGTAACAGATGTCTTATAATGCTGATAATGGCCTTCATACGGACTTTTACGTGTTTCAAAATCGGCTATTTTGTAGGATTCTACAGCTAGTGTGGTATCTTTTTCAAAACGATTCATTTGAACACCATTCAGTTTTAATAAATCAATTACTCTGTGCCAACCTTGTGGAATGATGTAGGCTTTTGGAACGGCAACTTCAACCGTTGGTTTAAAATAATTCTGATAAGCAACCGGTTTTTCAAAAGGTTTGTTTCTATCGTATTTTAAGCGCTCCTTTCCTGTTACCTCACTTGTTATAGTATTTCCTTCAAAACCTTTAAAGTTTAAGGTGGTAGATTTTGTGGTATCTACTTCCCAATCTAACGGATACATTTTCTGATTCTTAAAAGCTTCAAATGCAGCTTGGCGCAATTTCGATATATGATCGCCTTCTTTTTCAATAATAGCAATCATACTTCGCATCAGTTCATAGGTTCCTTCCACACGTGGTTTGTATGGTTTTAACATATGTGTTTCAACCATCATTCCAATAACATTCCACAGTGCGGTGTATCCCGTTGAATAGCGTGGATAATCCATAAATTGACTAAAACCAATTTCCGGAACTTGATTAAAAACATTCACATAAGGTGTAATATCCCAATCTTTCTTTTGTAAATCCGCTTCCAGTGCGGGCATGATGGTGTTTTGTAAAAAACTCCCCAATTCACCGCCTAACTTATTATGTTGGGTAAACAAATGAGTTAGCACATATTGATAATCCGCGCCATTACTTACATGATTATCTATAAAAACATCCGGCTTTACCAAATGAAAAATTTGAGCGAAGGTTTTAGCATTCTCGGTATCGTTTTTTATAAAATCACGGTTCAAATCAAAATTCTGCGCATTGCCACGAAAGCCGTATGCTTTAGGACCATTTTGATTGGCACGCGTTCCTGAATTTCTATTTAAACTTCCGCCAACATTATAAATAGGAATGGTAACTACAACGGTATTCTTTGGTGCTGGAATTTTTCCTTGAGCCATATCACGAAATAACATCATCGTCGCGTCTATACCATCGCTTTCACCAGGATGAATACCATTATTGATTAATAATACACGTTTATTTTCACGAATGGTTTCGAAACTAAATTTAGCATCGACATTAAAAGTCACAATATGCAAAGGCTCACCAGAATCTGTTTTTCCAATAGCTTGCAGTTGAATTTGAGGAAAGGCATTTGCCAAATCCGAATAATATTGAATGGTTTGATAATATGTAGCCGTTTCCGTTCCGTTGCTTGCCTCAAAAACCGTTATAAAATCATCTTTTTTGCTTTGCGCCTGTAAAAAACTGAAAGTCAAACAAATGACTAACAGTTGACTAATACGAATCATATTTGAAATTTTAATAAGTAAACTTAAACAATTTATCACAATATAATCTTGTAGGTGTTTATATTAACTGTATTTTTGCACCCTCAAAAAAAGAATGATGACTCAATTTTTTCGAAAATTTACAACAAATCCTAAAAATGATATTTTAAGCGGGATAACCGTTTCATTAGCAATGATTCCAGAAGTGGTAGCATTTGCTTTTGTGGCGCAAATAGACCCACTTATGGCACTTTCTGGTGCGTTTATTATTGGATTAATTGCTGCAATTTTTGGAGGAAGGCCAGGTTTAATTTCTGGCGCTGCTGGTGCTGTTGCTGTAATTTTTGTCACCATGATTGCTGATGGACATACAAAAGGGCTTCTTTTTGATCAGCCTGTAGATAATATGGGTTTTTTCTACTTAATGGCTTGCGTTATTTTAATGGGAATTATTCAAATTTTAGCCGGTGTATTTAAGTTGGGACGTTTTGTGCGTTTAATTCCGCACTCCGTAATGCTGGGTTTTGTAAACGGTTTAGCTATTGTTATTTTTTGGGCTCAAGTAAAAATGTTTACACATAAATCATTAGTAGTTTCTACCGATGGCGTTAAGGAATACGTAAGCACCTATATGGAAGGCGCTGAACTCTATTTAATGTTAGGCTTGGTATTTTTAACCATGACCATCATGACCATTTTACCAAAAATAACTAAAAAAATTCCTGCGGCTTTAACGGCTATATTAGTTACCACATTTATTGCAATCGGATTTAATTTAGATGTTTCAACGGTTGGTTCATACATTATTGAAGGTGGTGGAACAGGCTTAAAAGGTGAATTTCCTACACCTAATTTAGAGCTTTGGCAAAATCTTCCAATTAATTGGGACACGCTAAATTTTATTCTTCCCTATGCGTTTTTAGCCGCTTCCGTTGGTTTAATAGAATCATTAATGACCATGAATTTGGTGGATGAATTAACGGACACCAGAGGTAATGGCGACCAAGAATGTATTGCTCAAGGAGCTGGAAATATTATGTCAGGTCTTTTTGGTGGAACTGGAGGTTGTGGTATGATTGGACAAACGGTAATTAATATTAACGCTGGTGGTCGTGGTCGTCTTTCAGGTATCGTAATGGCTCTAACGCTGTTAACTTTTATACTTTTTACAGATAAATTAATTGAGCAAGTACCAATTGCAGCACTAGTTGGTGTTATGTTTATGATGGTTATTGAAACATTTGCATGGTCTAGTTTTCGCATTATTAAAAAAATTCCAAAATCCGATGCTTTTGTACTCATAATCGTTTCAGCCGTTACAGTTATATTCGATTTAGCCATTGCCGTTTTTGTTGGTGTTATTATTTCGGCATTAGCTTTTGCTTGGGAGAATGCCAAACGTATTCGCGCCAGAAAACGCATGCGTGAGGATGGCACCAAAGTTTACGAAATTTGGGGTCCATTATTTTTCGGAAGTATAACAGCTTTTAATCAAAAATTTGATCCTAAAAATGACCCACAAAATGTTGAAATTGACTTTGTTGAATCGCGAATTAGTGATCATTCTGCTTTAGAAGCTATTTTTAATTTAGTTGAAAAATATGAAGCCGAAGGAAAATCGATTAAATTGAAACACTTAAGCGAAGATTGCAAATTACTCATGTATAAGGCTAGTCCGAAATTCAGGGAAGTTATTGTTGAAGCGGTTGATGACCCGAGATACCATTTAGCAGCAAACCCTGAAGAGTTTCCAAAACCACTTTCAGAATACAAGTTTAAATAACTATTTTACCCGAACACTAATGGGTACTAATTTGGTATAATCGCCTTGATTACGAATCACATCGCGCACAATGGATGATGAAATATAGGACGTATTCGCAGCCGTTAACAAAAATACGGTTTCTATAGGTGCTAAATCGCGATTGGTATGCGCTATGGCTTTTTCAAATTCGAAATCTCCGGGATTACGCAAACCACGAAGTATAAATTGGACGTTGTTTTTCAGGCAAAAATCGACTGTTAAACCTTCATAGGAAACCACTTTTACTTTCGGTTCGCCAGCAAATGATTCTTCAATAAACCGCATGCGTTCTTCTAATGAAAACATGTATTTTTTATCCGCATTCACACCAATGGCAACAATAACCTCATCAAACAGTTTGATAGCGCGTTTAATAATATCGTAATGACCTAAAGTTAATGGATCAAAAGATCCGGGAAATACAGCTTTTTTCATAATTTACTCCTAAACATTAAAGATACTTAATAATTATTTTAAGCCAAATTAAACACTATTTCAACGCTTCTTCAATGGCATTCTGAAATAATTGTTCTAACGAAATTCCAGCAGCTGCCGCTTGTTGTGGCAAAATACTAGCTTTTGTTAATCCTGGAACAGTGTTGACTTCCAATAAATGTGGTTCGCCATCTTTAAAAATATATTCACTTCGGGAAAAGCCCGTCATTTTTAATATTTCATAAACCCTTTTTGCTAAAGCACGCACTTTCTCGGCATCGGATTCTGAAATTCGTGCAGGAGTAATTTCTTTAGATTGCCCTAAATACTTAGCTTGATAATCGAAAAAATCATTTTCGCTAACAATTTCAGTAATTGGCAATACTATAATTTCGCCTTGGTAGGAAATAACACCAACAGACACTTCAACCCCATCTAAATAGGATTCAATAATAATTTCATCATCTTCTTTGTAAGCAACTTCTAACGCTTTTTTGAATTCCTCTTTTTTATAAACTTTTGAAATTCCAAAACTACTCCCAGCACGATTCGCTTTAACAAAGCAAGGCAAACCTACTTTTTTAATAATGGCATCTTCATCAATAACATCACCTAGATTAATATAATAACTTTCGGCCGTTTTAATTCCATAAGGCCTTAAAACGCTTAAGCAATCGCGTTTATTAAAGGTTA
Above is a window of Bizionia sp. M204 DNA encoding:
- a CDS encoding RimK family protein, with product MNKYIVVNQPEKWNFSIENITVISSQDYLTNPQFSLLKNARIFNLCKDYSYQSKGYYVSLLAEARGHLAIPTVKNIVDLKALKLVRIISDEFDDVIQQSLKNIKSQDFTLSIYFGQNVAQKYKELSTLFYKYFQVPFLRVKFNHTTKWHVQSIRAIAESEIPEEHMSSVHAFANQYFAKKRYDTPKLIKSDFDLAILVNPNDPAPPSNAKALKKFIDVAEKMNIYAEIIEPKDLSRLSSFDALLIRQSTEVNNEAYAFARKAQQDGIAIVDYPDAILKCCNKVYMAEALNNANIATPKTIIVHKDNKNDVIAQVGLPCVLKAPDSTFSFGVKKAKTEDEYHVLVNSMLKESDLIIAQEFCPSDYDWRIGIIDDKPFFACKYYMAKGHWQIYNWDAKKKDDQDGNADCLPIEDVPKIVLDMALKSAKLMGEGLYGIDIKVVNEKPMVIEINDNPNIDFGVEDRYYGDTIYVKILTALKNRLD
- a CDS encoding M14 family metallopeptidase: MIRISQLLVICLTFSFLQAQSKKDDFITVFEASNGTETATYYQTIQYYSDLANAFPQIQLQAIGKTDSGEPLHIVTFNVDAKFSFETIRENKRVLLINNGIHPGESDGIDATMMLFRDMAQGKIPAPKNTVVVTIPIYNVGGSLNRNSGTRANQNGPKAYGFRGNAQNFDLNRDFIKNDTENAKTFAQIFHLVKPDVFIDNHVSNGADYQYVLTHLFTQHNKLGGELGSFLQNTIMPALEADLQKKDWDITPYVNVFNQVPEIGFSQFMDYPRYSTGYTALWNVIGMMVETHMLKPYKPRVEGTYELMRSMIAIIEKEGDHISKLRQAAFEAFKNQKMYPLDWEVDTTKSTTLNFKGFEGNTITSEVTGKERLKYDRNKPFEKPVAYQNYFKPTVEVAVPKAYIIPQGWHRVIDLLKLNGVQMNRFEKDTTLAVESYKIADFETRKSPYEGHYQHYKTSVTASENNLLFRKGDYWISTNQNAVRYLVETLEPQAPDSFFNWNFFDTILQKKEGFSPYVFEDTASELLASNSELKAEFEAKKQAEPEFSNNWYAQLNWLYERSNNYEPAYLQYPVYRVK
- a CDS encoding SulP family inorganic anion transporter; the protein is MTQFFRKFTTNPKNDILSGITVSLAMIPEVVAFAFVAQIDPLMALSGAFIIGLIAAIFGGRPGLISGAAGAVAVIFVTMIADGHTKGLLFDQPVDNMGFFYLMACVILMGIIQILAGVFKLGRFVRLIPHSVMLGFVNGLAIVIFWAQVKMFTHKSLVVSTDGVKEYVSTYMEGAELYLMLGLVFLTMTIMTILPKITKKIPAALTAILVTTFIAIGFNLDVSTVGSYIIEGGGTGLKGEFPTPNLELWQNLPINWDTLNFILPYAFLAASVGLIESLMTMNLVDELTDTRGNGDQECIAQGAGNIMSGLFGGTGGCGMIGQTVININAGGRGRLSGIVMALTLLTFILFTDKLIEQVPIAALVGVMFMMVIETFAWSSFRIIKKIPKSDAFVLIIVSAVTVIFDLAIAVFVGVIISALAFAWENAKRIRARKRMREDGTKVYEIWGPLFFGSITAFNQKFDPKNDPQNVEIDFVESRISDHSALEAIFNLVEKYEAEGKSIKLKHLSEDCKLLMYKASPKFREVIVEAVDDPRYHLAANPEEFPKPLSEYKFK
- the coaD gene encoding pantetheine-phosphate adenylyltransferase, which produces MKKAVFPGSFDPLTLGHYDIIKRAIKLFDEVIVAIGVNADKKYMFSLEERMRFIEESFAGEPKVKVVSYEGLTVDFCLKNNVQFILRGLRNPGDFEFEKAIAHTNRDLAPIETVFLLTAANTSYISSSIVRDVIRNQGDYTKLVPISVRVK
- a CDS encoding D-alanine--D-alanine ligase; the protein is MKKNIAIIMGGYSSEYEISLKSGNVVYNALNTLDNYHVFRIHIFENKWVFVSDTETEFPIDKNDFSVIVDDEKITFDCVFNAIHGSPGEDGIMQAYLELLNIPHTSCGMYQAALTFNKRDCLSVLRPYGIKTAESYYINLGDVIDEDAIIKKVGLPCFVKANRAGSSFGISKVYKKEEFKKALEVAYKEDDEIIIESYLDGVEVSVGVISYQGEIIVLPITEIVSENDFFDYQAKYLGQSKEITPARISESDAEKVRALAKRVYEILKMTGFSRSEYIFKDGEPHLLEVNTVPGLTKASILPQQAAAAGISLEQLFQNAIEEALK